A part of Chitinivorax tropicus genomic DNA contains:
- a CDS encoding PilZ domain-containing protein, producing MRQFIRHPSSIPIEVHHSEATQQQAANAVNVSLGGLSFVSATAANQGDLIRVRIPGTRPPFETSAQVVWCRGDPPGFELGVTFLDEEDAFRVRMVEQVCQIEQYLQYVKQHEGRELSPEQAAREWIDKFAADFPNGGPESLH from the coding sequence ATGAGACAGTTCATCCGCCACCCTAGCAGCATTCCCATCGAGGTTCATCACAGCGAGGCCACGCAGCAGCAAGCCGCAAATGCCGTCAATGTCAGCCTGGGTGGCTTGTCCTTCGTCTCGGCCACAGCGGCCAATCAGGGGGATCTGATCCGTGTGCGCATTCCAGGTACGCGACCGCCTTTTGAAACATCTGCGCAGGTGGTCTGGTGCCGTGGCGACCCGCCAGGGTTCGAGCTGGGTGTCACCTTTCTGGATGAGGAGGATGCATTCCGGGTGCGGATGGTCGAGCAGGTCTGCCAGATCGAGCAATACCTGCAATACGTGAAGCAACATGAGGGCCGTGAACTGAGCCCCGAACAGGCGGCACGGGAATGGATCGACAAGTTTGCCGCCGACTTTCCCAATGGCGGCCCAGAATCCTTACACTAG
- the astE gene encoding succinylglutamate desuccinylase — MPTSFLQALLDNTPLDFMDGPLPDGSQGQMLGEGAWLVEPVRSPVMNLVISCGIHGNETAPIELVGRLIEAIRTGILCPQSRVLFVMGNLDAMRAGKRYLVEDINRLFCGKHGEVAMGAEPARAAALEQVLQQFFAGAEPHTPRWHFDLHTAIRGSYYEKFAIYPFVDGLPHDPQAVALLGACDIQTMLLHSKPSPTFSYHASHHFGAKAFTLELGKARPFGQNAGVDVSALERVLAGMIAGVLPALPDYDPAAFRIFEATRDVIKTSAQFKLNLAPDVQNFTPLEAGYVVAEDAGHRVVVQPGEHIIFPNPDVKVGLRAGILVAPAQLKTKSGANAC; from the coding sequence ATGCCAACATCTTTTCTACAAGCGCTGCTTGACAACACCCCCTTGGACTTCATGGATGGGCCTTTGCCTGATGGCAGCCAAGGGCAGATGCTGGGTGAGGGCGCCTGGCTGGTTGAGCCGGTGCGGTCGCCTGTCATGAATCTGGTGATTTCCTGCGGCATACACGGCAATGAGACAGCGCCGATCGAGCTGGTGGGCCGGTTGATCGAGGCGATCCGCACCGGCATCCTCTGTCCACAGTCCCGAGTGCTGTTCGTGATGGGCAATCTGGATGCGATGCGGGCAGGTAAGCGCTATCTGGTGGAGGACATCAATCGGCTGTTCTGTGGAAAGCATGGCGAAGTTGCAATGGGTGCCGAGCCGGCCCGAGCCGCCGCGCTGGAACAGGTGCTGCAGCAATTTTTCGCCGGGGCCGAGCCCCACACGCCGCGTTGGCACTTTGACTTGCACACTGCCATTCGTGGCTCGTATTACGAGAAATTTGCCATCTACCCATTTGTCGATGGGTTGCCGCATGATCCGCAGGCGGTGGCTCTGCTGGGGGCGTGTGATATCCAGACCATGCTGCTGCATAGCAAACCTTCACCTACTTTTTCCTACCATGCCAGTCACCATTTCGGCGCCAAGGCTTTCACGCTTGAGTTGGGCAAGGCCCGCCCATTTGGCCAGAATGCAGGGGTGGATGTCTCCGCGTTGGAGCGGGTGCTGGCCGGTATGATTGCTGGAGTGCTTCCCGCTTTGCCAGACTATGATCCTGCTGCTTTCCGGATTTTTGAAGCGACCCGCGATGTCATCAAGACCAGTGCGCAATTTAAATTGAACCTAGCGCCGGATGTGCAGAATTTCACGCCGCTGGAGGCGGGCTACGTGGTGGCGGAGGATGCCGGGCATCGTGTCGTGGTGCAACCCGGCGAGCACATCATCTTTCCGAACCCTGATGTGAAAGTGGGTTTGCGGGCAGGCATCCTGGTCGCACCGGCACAGTTGAAGACCAAGTCTGGCGCAAATGCCTGTTGA
- a CDS encoding GNAT family N-acetyltransferase, translating to MLNDIRLAVESSPNAAMTRTLYKGVYDDNVARTGDGAIDTLYVFAKDSNNQVIGGIVGSAYWGWVNISSVWVSPVYRRQGLASRMLAMIEQEAISKGCKHAYLDTFTFQSPALYEKSGYQIIGTLPDFPPGHARHFMSKDLIPTAERDPARLRAVDVAS from the coding sequence ATGCTGAACGATATTCGGCTCGCCGTTGAATCAAGCCCCAATGCCGCCATGACCCGGACACTCTATAAAGGCGTCTATGATGACAACGTTGCACGCACCGGCGATGGCGCAATCGACACGCTCTACGTGTTTGCCAAGGATTCGAACAACCAGGTCATCGGTGGCATCGTTGGATCAGCCTACTGGGGCTGGGTGAATATCTCATCAGTCTGGGTTTCGCCAGTGTACCGACGACAAGGCCTGGCCTCCCGCATGCTGGCAATGATCGAGCAAGAAGCGATCAGCAAAGGCTGCAAGCACGCGTATCTGGACACGTTCACTTTTCAAAGCCCTGCCCTCTACGAAAAGTCCGGTTACCAGATCATCGGCACCCTACCAGACTTCCCACCTGGGCATGCACGGCATTTCATGAGTAAAGATCTGATACCGACAGCAGAACGTGATCCCGCCAGGCTGCGTGCAGTTGATGTGGCCTCATGA